DNA from Fusarium musae strain F31 chromosome 7, whole genome shotgun sequence:
CTCAGCAGTTGAGGCTGCATCAGTTGTGCTGTTCTGGCGAGATATGGATGTACGCTTTACGACATGGCCATCGTTGTGAATATGGAAGTGTGCCTCTGAGGGAGTCGAGGGGCGAGGTCGACCTCCAATGGTTTGGACCTTGGATGGGTCGGGGATGTTGCGTCCGAATCTCGACTCGAAGGAGTTACGGCTTCGATATGTGAGCAAAGCAGACATACGAGCCGCACCTAGACCAGTTGAAGGGGGGTCGTCAAAGGCATAATATCCATCGTCGTACTTGGGGTCGGCGTAGATGCTCTGTCGTTGAGCCTCACCCCAGCTGATACCCCAAGCGCTATGTCTGCTTGAGGTCGCGATAGGGACGATGCATCGGATATAGTCCTTGCCAAAGTATGCCCACTCAAGCACAAACATACCACCCAGAGAAcctccaacaacagcagcaagttGCTTCACGCCTagatcatcaaggatgagcttgTGGAGGCTGTCAATAGTTAGCCGCTGTTTCTTGTTCAAGCGAACATGAACGCAGGTGTCGAGATTCTACGAATCTGAACTTACTTGACGTCATCTCGAATTGTAGTGAGAGGGAACTCGGGTCCGTATCGACCCTTGCTTGGATCATTGTCCTTGGCAGTTACTGGGCTTGCGGTACCATAAGGGCTGCCAAGACTGTTCATACAAACAATGAAGAACCTCGAAGTGTCAAAAGCTCGGCCAGGACCTCCAAGTAGAGGACCCCACCAGTCGCTCACATCGGCACTTCCGGTGAGAGCATGGCAGATTACCATGGCATTGTTGCCCTCTTCATTGAGTTTGCCGCGAGTTGTATAAGCAACTGGTAGGTTGTAGAGTGTGACTCCGGACTCGAGAGTGAATTCTGGAACAATCGCTATCTGCTGCTCAGGAATGAGGGCAGAGAACGGGTTCTCAGGCTGTGATTGCGTTCTTTCTTACAGGTATTCAGTCACTTGTCTTCTATAATGATGAGGGTAGAAGGGCATGAAAGGGATGAAGGAcgagggaagagaagaaagagatgcTGAAGGAAGCATACAATGATAAAGGTAAATACTGACCATAATGTTGACGAGAACCGCCATTTGTGTTAGTGTTTTCAGCCATAGTCGCAGCTGGCATGATCGTCTGAGGTTGTCAAAGTTTCTCTCCACGATATCTG
Protein-coding regions in this window:
- a CDS encoding hypothetical protein (MEROPS:MER0044357) encodes the protein MAVLVNIMPENPFSALIPEQQIAIVPEFTLESGVTLYNLPVAYTTRGKLNEEGNNAMVICHALTGSADVSDWWGPLLGGPGRAFDTSRFFIVCMNSLGSPYGTASPVTAKDNDPSKGRYGPEFPLTTIRDDVNLHKLILDDLGVKQLAAVVGGSLGGMFVLEWAYFGKDYIRCIVPIATSSRHSAWGISWGEAQRQSIYADPKYDDGYYAFDDPPSTGLGAARMSALLTYRSRNSFESRFGRNIPDPSKVQTIGGRPRPSTPSEAHFHIHNDGHVVKRTSISRQNSTTDAASTAESPAVPDVADPQFHGPTNGSLTGGELPQSHYFSAQSYLRYQGRKFVTRFDSNCYIAMTRKLDTHDVSRNRADTIADALAMIQQPTLVLGIESDGLFTFAEQEEIAQHVPNARLERIESPEGHDAFLLQFEQVNNYVLSFFKEVLPDIMSKDGGAPEEASVGQITKSSTFGEAEVEDITAW